One Candidatus Omnitrophota bacterium genomic region harbors:
- a CDS encoding alpha/beta hydrolase: MFRIKRPIAALFLVFCIAGCATQSFFLEKNNGFVKNLIRGRNFTLLSYITINRRGEPLVIYIEGDGLAWESRSRPSSDPTPTDPLVMRLASLDPSPNVAYLARPGQYASLGASQCDAKYWTAKRFSPEVIKDMDLAVSRLRDMAGARSVSLIGYSGGGAAAVLVAARRDDVISIRTIAGNLDWSAVSNWNKVSPLNGSLNPIDYAAKIRAIPQRHFIASGDRTIPASVAKSFAGKTGDDEHESITVVKGTTHHSGWENKWRKLLDMPLSPIPKNP; the protein is encoded by the coding sequence ATGTTTCGCATAAAAAGGCCTATTGCGGCCTTGTTTTTGGTATTTTGCATAGCAGGCTGCGCGACACAATCTTTCTTCCTGGAAAAAAATAACGGGTTCGTGAAAAACCTTATACGCGGGCGCAATTTCACGCTGCTTTCGTACATTACAATAAACAGGAGAGGGGAGCCGCTCGTGATCTACATCGAGGGAGACGGCCTGGCGTGGGAGTCCCGTTCTCGCCCATCTTCCGACCCCACCCCGACGGATCCCCTTGTCATGCGGCTGGCTTCATTGGACCCGTCCCCGAATGTCGCATATCTCGCGCGCCCCGGCCAATATGCTTCCCTGGGCGCTTCGCAGTGTGACGCGAAATACTGGACGGCGAAACGCTTTTCACCCGAAGTGATAAAAGATATGGACCTCGCGGTCAGCCGTTTGCGCGATATGGCCGGAGCGCGGTCGGTGTCGCTTATAGGTTATTCGGGGGGAGGGGCAGCGGCCGTTCTTGTCGCCGCGCGCCGCGATGATGTCATAAGCATACGCACTATCGCCGGAAATTTGGATTGGAGCGCTGTCAGTAATTGGAATAAAGTGAGTCCGCTTAACGGGTCCCTTAATCCTATAGATTACGCGGCCAAGATCAGGGCCATTCCACAGCGTCATTTTATCGCCTCCGGCGACAGGACCATCCCGGCATCTGTTGCGAAATCGTTTGCCGGTAAGACCGGAGATGATGAACATGAGAGCATTACGGTAGTCAAGGGCACTACGCATCATTCAGGGTGGGAGAATAAGTGGCGAAAATTACTTGATATGCCGTTATCCCCAATCCCCAAAAATCCTTGA
- the gmd gene encoding GDP-mannose 4,6-dehydratase — protein MKKALITGIDGQDGSYLTEFLLKKGYQVHGIVRRVALEDPEHQLWRIRHILKKITLHPGSLESFASLFKVVHKMKPDECYHLAAQSFVSYSFEDEFSTINTNINGTHYILAAIKELAPRCKFYFAASSEMFGKAEETPQNENTPFHPRSPYGISKVAGFDLTRNYREAYDLFACNGILFNHESPRRGFEFVTRKITNAVAKIKFGLANELKLGNLDAKRDWGFSGDYIKAMWLMLQQDKPDDYVIATGETHSIKEFAKLAFSHAGLDWKKYVKIDKKFYRPAEVNILKGDYSKAKKKLGWEPKVKFKELVKMMVDSDLNLIKSGCDRR, from the coding sequence ATGAAGAAAGCGCTTATTACCGGGATAGACGGACAGGACGGCTCATATCTGACGGAATTCTTGCTTAAGAAAGGCTACCAGGTCCATGGCATCGTCAGGAGGGTGGCTTTAGAGGACCCCGAACACCAGCTTTGGCGGATAAGGCATATCCTGAAGAAGATCACCCTGCATCCCGGGTCTCTTGAAAGTTTTGCGAGTTTATTTAAAGTCGTTCACAAAATGAAACCCGACGAGTGCTACCATCTGGCGGCCCAAAGCTTTGTCAGCTATTCTTTCGAAGATGAGTTCTCGACCATTAACACGAATATCAACGGCACGCATTATATCCTCGCCGCAATCAAGGAATTGGCCCCGCGCTGTAAGTTCTATTTTGCCGCTTCCAGCGAGATGTTCGGCAAGGCCGAGGAAACCCCCCAAAATGAGAATACACCGTTCCATCCCAGGTCTCCCTACGGAATATCCAAGGTCGCCGGTTTTGATTTAACGCGTAATTACCGCGAAGCGTATGATCTGTTTGCCTGTAACGGCATACTTTTTAACCACGAGTCTCCCAGGAGAGGGTTTGAATTTGTCACGCGCAAGATAACCAATGCAGTGGCTAAGATCAAGTTTGGGCTGGCTAATGAACTCAAGTTGGGCAATTTAGACGCGAAAAGGGACTGGGGATTTTCCGGGGATTATATTAAGGCTATGTGGCTTATGTTGCAGCAGGATAAGCCCGATGATTATGTCATCGCTACGGGGGAAACGCACTCGATAAAAGAATTCGCCAAGCTGGCTTTTAGCCATGCCGGGCTCGATTGGAAAAAGTACGTAAAGATTGATAAAAAATTCTACAGGCCGGCCGAGGTCAATATTTTAAAGGGCGATTATTCCAAGGCGAAGAAGAAATTAGGATGGGAGCCGAAAGTTAAGTTCAAGGAATTGGTAAAGATGATGGTCGATTCGGATTTAAACCTTATTAAATCCGGATGCGATAGAAGATAA
- a CDS encoding acyl carrier protein, which produces MSIIDEIRELISEQIKMPLERIAPESRLIGDLYMDFVDLVRLAIDLEERYDIKISDEEVGIVETVGELVELVKVRRYVG; this is translated from the coding sequence ATGAGCATAATAGATGAGATAAGGGAGCTGATAAGCGAGCAGATAAAGATGCCGCTCGAAAGGATCGCGCCTGAATCCCGGCTGATAGGGGATCTCTATATGGATTTCGTGGACCTAGTAAGACTGGCAATTGACCTGGAAGAGAGGTATGATATCAAAATATCCGATGAAGAAGTCGGAATAGTAGAGACTGTGGGTGAATTGGTCGAACTCGTTAAGGTGAGGCGTTATGTCGGTTAG
- a CDS encoding autotransporter domain-containing protein, with translation MTRKPLLFAAVLFLSFAAQPFSSADSPTYSYSDGILQAISNATTPAGHLAADASIVIIPNTGGTFGLQYDASGNLITRTATYASFYSGNYVDQSGYTIHGNPTTDAAWVTTGNDFTKFYDNKGGGVTNSDLIKVTERGLGMDNSGTHNAIVEFAVAPNNNTIMRPTKNPDITNYATVKGEYGDLLGFVQPPSMTDPQVWLDFQDYYDQFRNASYGADPAKRFPFGQLGYTYFWGNGDKTNLADIQGMSEFIVLGGTSANIHGIYSTVSYIYTKNKNGSFSSDADAQYGNGFASFDVTGPCDTLWAGSRFQKNVSRTSATPNVINVTGAGGVSGGQGILVWSLNYDVTVGTGRTVTTNGDAVTSKKFGLADTASIGILFKGDTALGTPVTSGINKLTNSGTISGPETGVRVDNGNTIIINNAGGTITGTTAAIQLDGGTTAITNNGTISGNLILKANTTAALDVGTGNVALSDGGIYSQGTGTTLKLTANSSSNFGNVTSAGNAVVASGSAVNVTVGGYMPNNTTLKVVDGPGGTNVNVPTTITSNNSKYSFSGASSDGDLILTIIRSGAGNGFAGTTTNGNSSAAGAVLDNISNPAGDMLTVLDTLDALDSTSAGLALATFTPVVDSGVTNVSNTAINQFMGTSTDRLGGLFARAHNEETGESGVSTGSKGESGFEAWGRGFGQAAHQDPRGTSNGYSATIWGTALGGDIPAFNDKVRFGASGGYAASNVNSKDNSGRTYINSYQSTFYGGYIDPEKPYYINGAFSFAYNTYKGKRNIDVGAIRRIANSSYRGQQYSVLFDGGYTFKAKKINITPIASLQYLRLNLQSYNETGAGALDLSVASQGYNMLESGLGMKLDRPFEVSYGTLIPEVHVRWLHDFINDNQATTSTFAGGGGSFATQGFNPARDALNVGGRLALVTKGNWSLDANYDFEYKQDFTSHTGWADIRYKF, from the coding sequence ATGACGCGCAAACCACTTCTTTTCGCAGCCGTATTATTCCTATCTTTTGCCGCGCAGCCCTTTTCCTCTGCGGACAGTCCTACTTATAGTTATAGCGATGGCATACTCCAGGCAATAAGCAATGCCACTACTCCCGCCGGTCATCTTGCCGCCGACGCTTCCATCGTTATAATACCCAACACCGGCGGCACGTTCGGGCTCCAATACGACGCGAGCGGGAACCTTATCACCAGGACGGCGACATATGCTTCGTTTTACAGCGGCAACTATGTCGACCAGTCGGGTTATACGATCCACGGTAATCCTACAACCGATGCCGCATGGGTGACTACCGGTAACGATTTCACGAAATTCTATGATAATAAAGGAGGCGGAGTCACTAATTCCGATCTTATAAAGGTCACCGAGCGAGGGCTAGGCATGGATAATTCCGGGACGCACAACGCCATAGTGGAGTTCGCGGTAGCCCCGAATAATAATACCATAATGCGGCCGACAAAAAACCCCGACATAACGAATTACGCCACGGTAAAAGGCGAATACGGCGACTTACTTGGTTTCGTTCAGCCTCCGTCTATGACGGACCCTCAAGTCTGGTTGGATTTCCAGGACTATTATGATCAATTCAGGAATGCGTCATATGGCGCCGACCCGGCTAAACGTTTTCCTTTCGGGCAATTGGGTTATACCTATTTCTGGGGGAACGGCGACAAGACAAATCTTGCCGACATCCAGGGAATGAGCGAATTCATCGTCTTGGGCGGGACCTCCGCGAATATCCACGGCATCTATTCGACCGTCTCGTACATATACACTAAAAACAAGAACGGCAGTTTTAGCTCGGACGCGGACGCGCAATACGGCAACGGTTTCGCGAGTTTCGATGTCACCGGGCCGTGCGATACCCTCTGGGCCGGCTCCCGTTTCCAGAAGAATGTCAGCCGTACCAGCGCCACCCCTAATGTTATAAACGTTACCGGCGCCGGCGGCGTATCGGGCGGACAGGGGATACTGGTCTGGTCGCTTAACTACGACGTCACGGTCGGGACAGGCCGCACCGTCACGACAAACGGCGACGCCGTGACTTCGAAGAAGTTCGGGCTCGCCGATACCGCAAGCATCGGTATTCTTTTTAAGGGCGATACCGCGCTCGGCACGCCCGTGACAAGCGGCATAAATAAACTTACCAATTCGGGAACGATCTCCGGCCCGGAAACAGGTGTCCGGGTCGATAACGGCAATACTATTATTATCAATAATGCCGGCGGTACGATAACCGGCACTACGGCTGCCATCCAGCTCGACGGCGGGACTACGGCAATAACGAATAACGGGACGATATCCGGTAATCTTATATTGAAGGCCAATACTACGGCGGCGCTTGATGTCGGCACCGGAAACGTGGCGCTTAGCGACGGCGGTATTTACAGCCAGGGGACGGGGACTACCTTGAAACTTACCGCAAACTCTTCCTCAAATTTCGGTAATGTTACGTCTGCAGGTAATGCCGTTGTGGCTTCCGGAAGCGCTGTCAACGTCACAGTCGGCGGTTATATGCCGAATAATACGACCCTTAAGGTGGTCGATGGCCCGGGCGGCACAAACGTCAATGTCCCGACTACTATCACGTCCAACAATTCGAAATATTCATTCTCAGGCGCAAGCTCAGACGGCGACCTCATCCTGACCATAATCCGTTCCGGAGCAGGCAACGGTTTTGCGGGCACCACCACCAACGGTAATTCATCCGCCGCAGGCGCGGTCCTTGATAATATTTCAAATCCCGCGGGCGATATGCTCACTGTTTTGGATACGCTTGATGCCTTGGACTCTACCTCGGCCGGCCTGGCCCTCGCGACGTTCACCCCGGTCGTCGACAGCGGAGTGACCAATGTAAGCAACACCGCCATCAACCAATTCATGGGGACCAGTACCGACAGGTTAGGGGGGCTCTTCGCCCGGGCGCATAATGAAGAAACGGGGGAGAGCGGCGTTTCAACCGGAAGCAAGGGAGAAAGCGGCTTCGAGGCATGGGGCAGGGGATTCGGCCAAGCCGCCCACCAGGACCCTCGCGGAACAAGTAACGGCTATTCCGCCACCATCTGGGGCACAGCCCTCGGAGGCGATATCCCCGCATTTAACGATAAGGTCCGATTCGGCGCCAGCGGCGGCTACGCGGCATCTAACGTAAACTCCAAGGACAACAGCGGAAGAACCTACATCAATAGTTATCAATCGACCTTCTACGGCGGATATATAGACCCTGAAAAGCCATACTACATAAACGGCGCCTTTTCGTTCGCCTATAATACATATAAAGGAAAGAGGAATATCGACGTAGGCGCCATAAGAAGAATAGCCAACTCCAGCTATCGCGGCCAGCAGTACTCAGTCTTATTCGACGGCGGTTATACCTTTAAAGCCAAGAAGATCAACATAACCCCGATCGCCTCGCTCCAGTACCTGCGCTTAAACCTCCAGAGCTACAACGAGACAGGAGCAGGCGCGCTCGACCTAAGTGTGGCAAGCCAGGGTTATAATATGCTAGAGTCCGGGCTGGGCATGAAACTCGACCGCCCCTTTGAGGTCAGCTACGGCACGTTAATACCCGAGGTCCATGTCCGGTGGCTCCACGATTTCATAAATGACAATCAGGCTACTACCTCGACATTCGCCGGAGGAGGAGGCTCATTCGCTACGCAGGGATTCAATCCTGCCCGCGACGCCTTAAACGTCGGCGGAAGGCTTGCCCTGGTCACCAAAGGCAACTGGAGCCTTGATGCCAACTACGACTTCGAATACAAGCAGGACTTTACTTCCCATACAGGCTGGGCTGATATAAGGTATAAGTTCTAG
- a CDS encoding YkgJ family cysteine cluster protein — translation MKKIDCLKCKKQHSCCDFGAWVDLEEAKKILSLKLKGDFYHLEEDKDFPSGYSVGTSYEDNRCSFLTPEGLCSIHKVDYNLKPAHCKEFPYEKGKLSPLADVLCLRAKPKRKKKRGHNGKR, via the coding sequence GTGAAGAAGATCGATTGCCTGAAATGCAAAAAACAACATTCTTGTTGTGATTTTGGGGCGTGGGTAGACCTGGAAGAAGCCAAAAAGATATTATCCCTTAAGTTAAAAGGGGATTTTTATCATCTTGAGGAGGATAAAGATTTTCCTTCCGGATACAGCGTCGGGACGAGCTACGAAGATAACCGCTGTTCTTTCCTTACCCCGGAAGGGCTGTGCTCTATCCACAAAGTCGATTATAATCTGAAGCCGGCCCATTGCAAAGAATTCCCGTATGAAAAAGGGAAATTATCGCCGCTTGCAGATGTGTTATGCTTACGGGCTAAACCAAAAAGAAAAAAGAAAAGAGGACATAATGGCAAGAGATAA
- a CDS encoding glycosyltransferase family 2 protein, which yields MRKKLSVVILAKNEEEKIEKCLKSVAWADEIVVVDGFSADKTVEICKKHKAKVVQHRFEGDFGQERNIGIDNSSGDWILQLDADETVTDGLRAAITGILEREGEFAAYKFLRKNFFMGHFMRYGGWYHYSLHFLKKGFARYQGKVHHELIVDGKIGVLDAEIEHRPFDNFSQFIERHNRYTSLEAKEIVDLKRFADEKNVRYQIRIKTAKLFWKFYVKKKGYKEGIYGFIFSSLFAWVHFIKWVKVWELLYCHPAQRA from the coding sequence TTGCGCAAAAAGTTATCGGTAGTGATACTGGCCAAGAACGAAGAAGAAAAAATAGAGAAGTGCCTGAAAAGCGTCGCCTGGGCGGACGAGATCGTGGTAGTAGACGGTTTCAGCGCGGATAAAACCGTAGAGATCTGCAAGAAGCATAAAGCAAAGGTCGTCCAACACCGTTTTGAGGGGGATTTCGGCCAGGAAAGGAATATCGGCATCGATAATTCTTCGGGAGACTGGATACTGCAGCTCGATGCCGATGAGACCGTCACCGACGGGCTTCGCGCCGCCATTACGGGTATTTTAGAACGGGAAGGGGAATTCGCCGCCTATAAATTCCTGCGCAAAAATTTCTTCATGGGGCACTTCATGCGCTATGGCGGATGGTACCATTATTCCCTTCATTTCTTAAAGAAGGGATTTGCCCGCTACCAGGGTAAGGTCCACCATGAACTTATCGTTGACGGTAAGATCGGCGTGCTTGACGCTGAGATCGAGCACCGTCCCTTCGACAATTTCTCCCAATTCATCGAACGGCATAACCGCTATACGAGCCTTGAGGCGAAAGAAATAGTCGATCTAAAGCGGTTCGCGGACGAAAAAAACGTCCGGTACCAGATACGCATAAAGACGGCAAAGCTTTTTTGGAAATTTTACGTCAAGAAAAAAGGTTATAAAGAAGGCATATACGGATTTATCTTTTCCTCCCTCTTCGCTTGGGTCCATTTCATTAAATGGGTAAAAGTATGGGAGTTGCTTTATTGCCATCCCGCGCAGCGCGCGTAA